In Acidobacteriota bacterium, the following are encoded in one genomic region:
- a CDS encoding ubiquinone/menaquinone biosynthesis methyltransferase produces MQRPWQDGRVPLAEAFATPEVKRGYNRWLFSTIAPRYDLVTRVLSCGLDQRWKDRVVELTSPAPGARGLDLACGTGDLAIRLAGRGVAVVGVDLALPMIRLARRKAEARRVTFVAADITCLPVADACVDLVTAGYALRNVPDLDTALLEMHRVLRPGGRIVALDFNRPASTLVRSVYLGYLDAVGSILGWALHRDADTYRYISASLRRYPGAPALLARWRAAGFDQVTWHPLLGGLMGMTSARRGPTPASRPRGVEPTVADGDAREAGGQRSTNGSSSFSRNSST; encoded by the coding sequence GTGCAGAGACCGTGGCAGGACGGGCGCGTGCCGCTCGCCGAGGCGTTCGCGACGCCCGAGGTGAAACGCGGATACAACCGCTGGCTGTTCTCGACCATCGCGCCGAGATACGACCTCGTGACGCGCGTGCTGTCCTGCGGCCTCGACCAACGCTGGAAGGACCGCGTCGTCGAGCTGACCTCGCCAGCGCCAGGGGCGCGGGGGCTCGACCTGGCGTGCGGCACCGGCGACCTGGCGATCCGCCTGGCGGGTCGAGGCGTCGCGGTGGTCGGCGTCGATCTCGCCCTGCCGATGATCCGCCTCGCCCGGCGCAAGGCAGAGGCGCGCCGCGTCACCTTCGTCGCGGCCGACATCACGTGCCTGCCCGTGGCCGACGCGTGCGTCGACCTGGTCACGGCCGGCTACGCGCTGCGCAACGTGCCGGATCTCGACACGGCCCTCCTCGAGATGCACCGGGTCCTTCGCCCGGGAGGACGGATCGTGGCACTCGACTTCAACCGGCCGGCAAGCACGCTCGTGAGGAGCGTGTACCTCGGCTACCTCGATGCCGTCGGCAGCATCCTCGGCTGGGCGCTGCACCGCGACGCCGACACGTACCGCTACATTTCCGCGTCGCTCCGGCGCTACCCGGGCGCTCCCGCCCTCCTCGCGCGCTGGCGCGCGGCGGGATTCGACCAAGTCACGTGGCACCCGCTGCTCGGCGGCCTGATGGGGATGACATCGGCACGTCGTGGACCGACTCCCGCAAGTCGGCCTCGCGGCGTCGAGCCCACCGTCGCCGACGGTGACGCGCGGGAAGCCGGTGGTCAACGCTCGACGAACGGCTCGAGCTCTTTCAGCAGGAACTCGAGCACGTGA
- a CDS encoding metal-dependent transcriptional regulator, whose amino-acid sequence MPSSTVENYLKAVHHAQSALEADALVPMGQLAQALGVVPGTATAMVKALAESGLVRYEPYAGVRLTPAGDRLAGLVLRRHRLIELFLVRVMGLRWDEVHDEAEHLEHAMSDRLIDRMDEMLGWPAVDPHGDPIPDPQGTVPRREYLSLATSPIATPLVVSRIADQDAEFLRFVERSGLKPGTPISVEVRDAASDAVHVVTGDGRRLTLGLRAASKLLVEIAGRP is encoded by the coding sequence CTGCCGTCGAGCACCGTCGAGAACTACCTCAAGGCCGTCCACCACGCGCAGTCGGCGCTCGAGGCCGACGCGCTCGTCCCGATGGGACAGCTCGCCCAGGCGCTCGGGGTCGTGCCCGGAACCGCCACGGCCATGGTCAAGGCGCTCGCCGAGTCGGGGCTCGTGCGCTACGAGCCGTACGCGGGCGTGAGGCTGACCCCGGCCGGCGACCGGCTGGCCGGCCTCGTGCTTCGTCGTCACCGGCTGATTGAGCTCTTCCTCGTGCGGGTGATGGGCCTCCGCTGGGACGAGGTCCACGACGAGGCCGAACACCTCGAGCACGCGATGTCCGACCGGCTCATCGACCGGATGGACGAGATGCTCGGCTGGCCGGCGGTCGATCCGCATGGCGACCCCATTCCCGACCCGCAGGGCACGGTCCCGCGGCGCGAGTACCTGTCGCTGGCCACCAGCCCGATCGCCACGCCGCTCGTCGTGTCGCGCATCGCCGACCAGGATGCCGAGTTCCTCCGGTTCGTCGAACGCAGCGGATTGAAGCCGGGCACGCCGATCTCCGTCGAGGTGCGCGATGCCGCCTCGGACGCGGTCCACGTCGTCACCGGCGACGGCCGTCGCCTCACGCTCGGCCTGAGGGCGGCGTCGAAGCTGCTGGTCGAGATTGCCGGACGCCCCTGA
- a CDS encoding HAD-IA family hydrolase, which produces MTPRLVVFDLDGTLVDSRDDLATAANRMLASYGLDPLEPATVAGMVGEGARLLVDRVLAARGLPADRWPSDALTRYLAHYDDCLLDETRPYDGAVDMVRALAERSVLAVVTNKPAAPAVRLLQHFGFAPYLSSIVGGDGPFPRKPDPSSVLDLMRRFDATGRACALVGDSWVDLQTARAAGAQAVCAAYGFGFQAMAAADLAGVRLVSRPLALLEAFAGDANAAEA; this is translated from the coding sequence ATGACTCCCCGCCTCGTCGTCTTCGATCTCGACGGCACGCTGGTCGACTCGCGGGACGACCTTGCCACGGCGGCCAACCGCATGCTCGCCTCGTACGGTCTCGACCCCCTTGAACCGGCCACCGTGGCCGGTATGGTCGGCGAGGGCGCGCGGCTGCTCGTCGACCGCGTGCTGGCCGCACGCGGGCTGCCGGCCGATCGGTGGCCGTCCGACGCGTTGACGCGGTACCTCGCCCACTACGACGACTGTCTCCTCGACGAGACGCGTCCGTACGACGGCGCGGTCGACATGGTGCGGGCGCTCGCCGAACGCTCGGTCCTCGCCGTCGTGACCAACAAGCCGGCGGCCCCGGCCGTCCGGCTGCTGCAGCACTTCGGCTTTGCCCCGTACCTCAGCTCGATCGTGGGCGGCGACGGGCCGTTCCCTCGCAAACCCGATCCGTCTTCGGTCCTGGACCTCATGCGGCGCTTCGACGCCACCGGCCGCGCGTGCGCCCTCGTCGGCGACTCGTGGGTCGACCTCCAGACGGCCCGGGCCGCCGGGGCCCAGGCCGTCTGCGCGGCGTATGGCTTCGGGTTCCAGGCGATGGCCGCCGCGGATCTCGCCGGCGTGCGGCTCGTCAGTCGCCCGCTCGCGCTGCTCGAGGCCTTCGCCGGCGACGCGAACGCCGCCGAGGCCTGA
- a CDS encoding 6-pyruvoyl tetrahydropterin synthase family protein, which translates to MYSVTKRIEFCYGHRLLDYDGVCKHPHGHNAVAEIEVRSGALDSRNMVADFSDIKRLVKGWIDRELDHKMILRHDDPLVGPLRALGEPMYLLESNPTVERIAKLIFDQAASLGFPVVAVRVYETPSSSAVYTGE; encoded by the coding sequence ATGTATTCTGTGACCAAGCGCATCGAGTTCTGCTATGGGCACCGCCTGCTCGACTACGACGGCGTGTGCAAGCACCCGCACGGCCACAACGCCGTGGCGGAGATCGAGGTACGCAGCGGCGCGCTCGACTCTCGCAACATGGTGGCCGACTTCAGCGACATCAAGCGGCTCGTCAAAGGGTGGATCGATCGGGAGCTCGACCACAAGATGATCCTGCGCCACGACGACCCGCTCGTGGGACCCCTGCGTGCTCTGGGCGAGCCGATGTACCTGCTCGAGAGCAACCCCACGGTGGAGCGGATCGCCAAGCTGATCTTCGACCAGGCGGCAAGCCTCGGGTTCCCCGTCGTTGCGGTGCGGGTCTACGAAACGCCCTCGTCCTCGGCGGTCTACACCGGGGAATGA
- a CDS encoding 7-cyano-7-deazaguanine synthase, translating into MLCSAGLDSAVLVALEARTGPVVPVYVAVGFAWEAAEQRALERLFAAGAYGGQVDRPVTLALDMRDVYAPSHWAVRGDPPGYHTPDEDVYLTGRNVVLLGKAGVFCATRGLHRLAIGPLAGNPFPDATPEFFRAMASALSLGLGHDIEIVAPLQAMHKDEVIALGRELGVPLELSLSCMNPSDDLHCGRCSKCRERHDAFVALGVDDPTSYAAPRPT; encoded by the coding sequence GTGCTGTGTTCGGCTGGTCTCGACAGTGCCGTGCTCGTGGCGCTCGAGGCCCGGACGGGACCCGTCGTGCCGGTGTACGTCGCGGTCGGCTTCGCGTGGGAGGCCGCCGAGCAACGGGCGCTCGAACGCCTCTTCGCTGCGGGGGCCTACGGCGGGCAGGTCGACCGGCCGGTGACACTCGCCCTCGACATGCGCGACGTCTACGCGCCGTCCCACTGGGCCGTCCGCGGTGATCCACCCGGCTACCACACCCCGGATGAAGACGTCTACCTCACGGGCCGCAACGTCGTGCTGCTCGGCAAGGCGGGCGTGTTCTGCGCCACGCGCGGCCTCCATCGACTCGCCATCGGGCCGCTCGCCGGCAACCCATTCCCCGACGCGACGCCGGAGTTCTTCCGCGCGATGGCCTCGGCCCTGTCGCTCGGCCTCGGGCACGACATCGAGATCGTCGCGCCACTGCAGGCGATGCACAAGGACGAGGTGATCGCGCTCGGGCGTGAGCTCGGCGTGCCTCTCGAGCTGTCGCTCTCGTGCATGAACCCGAGCGACGACCTGCACTGCGGCCGGTGCAGCAAGTGCCGGGAACGGCACGACGCGTTCGTGGCGCTCGGCGTCGACGACCCGACGAGCTACGCCGCGCCGCGGCCAACCTGA
- a CDS encoding DUF5615 family PIN-like protein, translating to MRTLATELGAMLGRTTSAPRVYADANVPTGLVVFMRRELAWDVFFVMEHPDLRRARDTEHFRLAAQMHRTLVTLDRDYFDERRFPTAQSGGVVVLAAPDERQLKKVLRRVDRHVMRQADVGRPSEPRELPLAGRKLHAHLDWNGR from the coding sequence ATGCGAACGCTCGCGACGGAGCTCGGCGCGATGCTGGGACGCACCACGTCGGCGCCGCGCGTGTACGCCGACGCCAATGTCCCCACGGGCCTCGTGGTGTTCATGCGCCGCGAGCTGGCGTGGGACGTCTTCTTCGTGATGGAGCACCCCGACCTGCGCCGCGCGCGCGACACCGAGCACTTCCGTCTCGCCGCGCAGATGCACCGCACGCTCGTGACGCTCGACCGTGACTACTTCGACGAGCGCCGCTTCCCGACGGCGCAGTCGGGCGGAGTGGTCGTGCTCGCGGCGCCAGACGAGCGCCAGCTGAAGAAGGTGCTGCGGCGCGTCGATCGCCACGTCATGCGCCAGGCGGATGTCGGCCGTCCGTCCGAGCCGCGTGAGCTGCCCCTTGCCGGACGCAAGCTCCACGCGCATCTCGACTGGAACGGGCGATAG
- a CDS encoding deoxyhypusine synthase: MRYYRPRGSADVRQLVDHGFQAFNAGRLGEACRIFTDKMLDPAHDTTIGLTVAGALTPAGLGGCVIELMERGLVDFVISTGANLYHDLHYALNFTLHRGSPFLDDRELYADGVIRIYDVLFPASVLLETDAYLRGFFERSGLDGPVSTAELHYGLGLDLAAQYPGCEAHSVVAAAAACGVPVYTSSPGDSSIGMNVAWNELMRGSTLMVDPNRDVNEVCAIILAGERNGCVILGGGSPKNFYLQGQPTLWEVYGIPKGGNDYFIQITTDQVVWGGLSGATPSEAVSWGKVNPGVLPDTVVTYADSTIAFPIFCEYVVGSERHTRQRKALYHRRDALVADLKRQALAAATERAGSS; this comes from the coding sequence ATCCGCTACTACCGCCCGCGCGGCAGCGCCGACGTGCGGCAGCTCGTCGATCACGGGTTCCAGGCGTTCAACGCGGGGCGCCTCGGCGAGGCCTGCCGCATCTTCACCGACAAGATGCTCGACCCCGCCCACGACACGACCATCGGGCTGACGGTGGCCGGGGCGCTGACGCCGGCCGGGCTCGGCGGCTGCGTGATCGAGCTGATGGAGCGCGGCCTCGTCGACTTCGTGATCAGCACGGGCGCGAACCTCTACCACGATCTGCACTACGCGCTGAACTTCACGCTCCACCGGGGCTCGCCCTTCCTCGACGACCGCGAGCTGTACGCCGATGGCGTCATCCGCATCTACGACGTGCTGTTCCCGGCGAGCGTGCTGCTCGAGACCGACGCCTACCTGCGCGGGTTCTTCGAGCGCAGCGGCCTCGACGGACCGGTGTCGACCGCCGAGCTCCACTACGGCCTCGGGCTCGATCTCGCGGCGCAGTACCCGGGCTGCGAGGCCCACTCCGTCGTCGCGGCGGCAGCCGCCTGCGGCGTGCCGGTCTACACGTCGTCGCCAGGCGACAGCTCCATCGGCATGAACGTGGCATGGAACGAGTTGATGCGCGGCAGCACGTTGATGGTCGACCCGAACCGCGACGTCAACGAGGTGTGCGCCATCATCCTGGCTGGTGAACGCAACGGCTGCGTGATCCTGGGCGGCGGGTCGCCGAAGAACTTCTACCTGCAGGGCCAGCCGACCTTGTGGGAGGTGTACGGCATTCCGAAGGGCGGCAACGACTACTTCATCCAGATCACGACCGACCAGGTGGTCTGGGGCGGATTGTCGGGCGCGACCCCGTCCGAGGCGGTGAGCTGGGGCAAGGTCAACCCGGGTGTCCTGCCCGACACGGTGGTCACCTACGCCGATTCGACCATCGCCTTCCCGATCTTCTGCGAGTACGTCGTCGGGTCCGAGCGGCACACGCGCCAGCGCAAGGCGCTCTACCACCGCCGCGATGCGCTCGTCGCCGACCTGAAGCGGCAGGCGCTCGCGGCCGCCACCGAGCGGGCCGGGTCGTCGTGA
- a CDS encoding SDR family NAD(P)-dependent oxidoreductase, with protein MRNLAGKRVLITGSASGIGRALAERLAAERAVLLMVDLNEALLDETARAMTAAGATVRTYVADVTDTPALVTLRERVHAEGGPIDVLVNNAGVVFGGPFLDVPLEKHVLTYRINTLGLVTLTHLFLPDLIARPEAHLVNVASASGFIGLPFGSTYASSKWSVIGFSESIQQELALLGHHHVKVTIACPSYVSTGLFDGARPPFLTRLLTPQRLADRVVSAITRERLWVLTPWLVRVTPALKGLLPTPVFNAISGMLGATSSMTGWKGRAGH; from the coding sequence ATGCGGAACCTGGCGGGCAAGCGCGTCCTCATCACCGGCAGCGCCTCGGGCATCGGCAGGGCACTCGCCGAACGGCTGGCCGCGGAACGTGCCGTCCTGCTGATGGTCGACCTCAACGAGGCGCTGCTCGACGAGACGGCCCGTGCGATGACCGCCGCAGGCGCCACGGTGCGCACGTATGTGGCCGACGTCACGGACACGCCAGCCCTCGTGACCCTGCGCGAGCGCGTGCACGCCGAGGGTGGCCCCATCGACGTCCTCGTGAACAACGCGGGCGTGGTCTTCGGTGGGCCGTTTCTCGACGTGCCGCTCGAGAAGCACGTGCTCACCTACCGGATCAACACCCTCGGCCTCGTCACGCTCACGCACCTGTTCCTGCCCGACCTGATCGCCCGGCCCGAGGCTCACCTCGTGAACGTGGCCAGCGCCTCGGGGTTCATCGGGCTGCCGTTCGGCTCGACCTACGCGTCGAGCAAGTGGTCGGTGATCGGGTTCTCGGAGTCGATCCAGCAGGAACTGGCCCTGCTCGGCCACCACCACGTGAAGGTGACCATCGCGTGCCCCAGCTACGTGAGCACCGGCCTGTTCGATGGCGCCCGCCCCCCCTTCCTGACACGGCTGCTCACGCCGCAGCGCCTGGCCGACCGGGTCGTCTCGGCCATCACTCGCGAGCGTTTGTGGGTGCTCACGCCCTGGCTGGTCAGGGTGACGCCTGCGCTGAAGGGTCTGCTCCCGACGCCGGTGTTCAATGCCATCTCGGGCATGCTCGGCGCGACGTCGAGCATGACCGGCTGGAAGGGACGCGCCGGACACTGA
- a CDS encoding aldehyde dehydrogenase family protein yields MTVTTPESAADRLAATLDPVVDHVAARREAWIRVDLSERVALLRRTIDDVVAVAGDWVKLGCVAKGIDQTSPLAGEEWFSGPLVTVLQLRQMADALEAGAAPRPRRLETRPDGQIVAHVFPAGLREWLVYSRMSVEVWIEPGRPPSQGTLYRRKAAGERRPGRTALVLGAGNVSSIGPLDVAHKLFAEDEVVVLKMNPVNEYLAPVFARAFRSLVEPGYLAIVTGGADVGQYLCAHPSIDSIHLTGSDRTHDAIVWGETAEEQEARRVRREPRLAKHVTSELGCVTPVLVVPGRWSDADLTYQARNVASMLANNASFNCNAAKVLVLARGWDQRDAFLDRLHDVLVRLPARRAYYPGAEERYHGFREHYPNARVFGPGGPHVVPWTMIPNVPPDAGEYALTREAFCGVLAEVSLDVSDAPSFLRQAVPFVNEHVWGNLSAMLIVDGITGRRHRAAVEQAIADLRYGGVAVNVWAGVNFALGVASWGAYPGNTLDHVRSGIGFVHNTMFFDYPQKSVVRGPFRMWPTPMWFADHRNLRELGERATRFEAHPSWLAVPWLALAGLKG; encoded by the coding sequence ATGACCGTCACGACACCCGAGTCGGCCGCCGACCGGCTGGCTGCCACTCTCGACCCGGTGGTCGATCACGTCGCCGCGCGCAGGGAGGCCTGGATCCGGGTGGACCTGTCCGAACGAGTGGCCCTGCTCCGCCGGACCATCGACGACGTTGTGGCCGTCGCCGGCGACTGGGTGAAGCTCGGGTGCGTCGCGAAGGGCATCGACCAGACCTCGCCGCTCGCCGGTGAGGAGTGGTTCTCGGGTCCGCTCGTGACCGTGCTGCAATTGCGCCAGATGGCCGATGCGCTCGAGGCCGGCGCCGCGCCGCGGCCAAGGCGTCTCGAGACCCGGCCCGATGGGCAGATCGTCGCGCACGTCTTTCCCGCCGGGCTGCGCGAGTGGCTCGTGTACTCGCGCATGTCGGTCGAAGTCTGGATCGAGCCGGGGCGGCCACCCAGCCAGGGCACCCTCTATCGCCGGAAGGCGGCCGGAGAGCGGCGGCCCGGACGGACGGCCCTCGTGCTCGGGGCCGGCAACGTCTCGTCGATCGGTCCGCTCGACGTCGCGCACAAGCTCTTCGCCGAAGACGAGGTCGTCGTCCTCAAGATGAACCCCGTCAACGAGTACCTCGCGCCCGTGTTCGCCAGGGCGTTCCGGTCGCTCGTCGAACCCGGGTACCTCGCCATCGTGACCGGCGGCGCCGACGTCGGCCAGTACCTCTGTGCGCACCCTTCGATTGACAGCATCCACCTCACCGGGTCGGATCGGACCCACGACGCCATCGTCTGGGGCGAGACCGCCGAGGAGCAGGAGGCCCGGCGGGTGCGCCGCGAGCCTCGCCTCGCCAAGCACGTGACGTCCGAGCTCGGGTGCGTGACGCCGGTGCTCGTCGTTCCCGGGCGCTGGTCGGATGCCGACCTGACCTACCAGGCACGCAACGTGGCGAGCATGCTCGCCAACAACGCGTCCTTCAACTGCAACGCCGCCAAGGTGCTGGTGCTGGCGCGAGGCTGGGACCAGCGCGACGCGTTCCTCGACCGGCTGCACGACGTGCTGGTCAGGCTGCCCGCGCGTCGGGCGTACTATCCTGGCGCCGAGGAGCGGTACCACGGGTTCCGCGAGCACTACCCGAATGCCCGGGTCTTCGGGCCTGGTGGGCCGCACGTCGTTCCGTGGACGATGATTCCCAACGTCCCACCGGACGCGGGTGAGTACGCGCTCACCCGCGAGGCCTTCTGCGGCGTGCTGGCCGAGGTCAGCCTCGACGTGTCCGACGCGCCGTCGTTCCTCCGACAGGCAGTGCCGTTCGTCAACGAGCACGTCTGGGGGAATCTCTCGGCGATGCTGATCGTCGATGGGATCACCGGCCGCCGGCATCGGGCGGCCGTCGAGCAGGCCATCGCCGACCTGCGCTACGGCGGCGTCGCGGTGAACGTCTGGGCCGGCGTCAACTTCGCCCTCGGCGTCGCGAGCTGGGGGGCCTACCCGGGCAACACGCTCGACCACGTCCGGTCGGGCATCGGGTTCGTCCACAACACGATGTTCTTCGACTACCCGCAGAAGTCGGTGGTGCGCGGGCCGTTCCGGATGTGGCCGACGCCGATGTGGTTCGCCGACCACCGGAACCTCCGCGAGCTGGGCGAGCGCGCTACCCGGTTCGAGGCGCACCCGTCGTGGCTGGCGGTGCCGTGGCTCGCGCTGGCCGGCCTGAAAGGCTGA